In the Leguminivora glycinivorella isolate SPB_JAAS2020 chromosome 14, LegGlyc_1.1, whole genome shotgun sequence genome, one interval contains:
- the LOC125233054 gene encoding uncharacterized protein LOC125233054 yields MFKQQVSPRSVHPYQTTMVPRSEQQFVTAAQQRSKFPWAEDINPPVYQVAGTDSSTSETAYHVPHYYNEDIREYGPPSPVYQSPYGGGTWRSYKKGEKLPMHTAASQAYSFPECASAFSLPICDMDNRMKPPERSPVPPIPSVSPEPMIGACGGHCPGFEYVCYYILQVIFVVGILTGISLCIAGIVLRRTNRNGDLGVLVYIGCLSSCVCCVLLGVQCCVRREIRQRKLRANVHIPLQPIQEAPAPACPLLTSTLPHSQVYRPTTAILCQDDDVTGIPWWRRTTRD; encoded by the exons ATGTTTAAACAACAAGTATCGCCGCGGAGCGTCCATCCGTACCAGACAACGATGGTTCCGCGAAGCGAACAGCAGTTTGTTACTGCTGCCCAACAAAGGAGCAAGTTTCCTTGGGCGGAAGACATCAACCCGCCCGTGTACCAAGTCGCGGGAACTGACAGCTCTACCTCAGAAACCGCTTACCat GTTCCTCACTACTATAATGAAGATATAAGAGAGTATGGTCCACCGTCACCTGTATACCAATCTCCATATGGGGGTGGTACATGGAGAAGCTACAAGAAAGGGGAGAAGCTCCCCATGCACACTGCAGCCTCACAAGCATACAGCTTTCCGGAATGTGCTTCAGCATTTTCACTGCCAATATGTGATATGGACAACCGTATGAAGCCTCCGGAGAGGTCACCGGTGCCACCTATACCATCAGTCAGCCCTGAACCCATGATTGGTGCCTGTGGTGGCCACTGTCCTGGCTTTGAATATGTGTGCTATTACATTTTACAG gtGATATTTGTTGTAGGGATATTAACTGGGATCTCATTATGTATTGCTGGAATTGTTTTAAGGCGTACCAACAGAAATGGGGATTTGGGAGTCCTTGTTTATATAG GATGCCTGTCTTCCTGCGTGTGCTGTGTGCTCCTTGGCGTGCAATGCTGCGTTCGACGCGAGATCCGGCAACGTAAGCTGCGCGCTAACGTGCACATACCCTTGCAACCCATACAG GAAGCACCTGCACCAGCTTGTCCGTTATTGACATCCACTCTACCTCATAGTCAAGTATATAG ACCAACAACTGCCATTCTTTGCCAAGATGATGACGTGACTGGAATTCCCTGGTGGCGCAGGACTACAAGAGACTGA